From a single Natronorubrum tibetense GA33 genomic region:
- a CDS encoding mechanosensitive ion channel family protein — MTAPFAGAWSQVSAVQPTSLEPLTAIEFLLGWVGPALIDGALGRIDRAWLLVALILVASILLAQLVRLASVRFLDGELAETTFGRAAVAELHTPLAISIALLGVYLSLLVLDHLESTPTVVGLMATVLVVFWGRASIRIGRRWIEMLQEGETNYEFAPMFGNLWTITVVAGAVLLLLSIWNLDLTPFLASAGILGIVLGFAAQDAIGNLIGGVALYFDNTYKIGDVIRVDDDMRGTVTDVGIRSTTVLTEDNLLVTVPNAVLNSTEVVNESAPQRHMRLRVPITAAYGTDYETVERLVLEVCEECSLVRDTPTPKLIFKEFGDSALVFELRAYINHPLIEKRALDQINRGVYDAFDEADVTIPFPQRELSYLETESETRHSYDERVTADDPEVDHD, encoded by the coding sequence ATGACAGCTCCGTTCGCAGGCGCGTGGTCGCAGGTCTCGGCCGTCCAACCGACATCGCTCGAGCCGCTGACCGCCATCGAGTTCCTTCTCGGATGGGTGGGTCCAGCGCTGATCGACGGTGCGCTCGGGCGGATCGATCGGGCCTGGCTGCTGGTCGCGCTCATTCTGGTCGCGTCGATCCTGCTGGCACAACTCGTCCGGCTGGCGAGCGTCCGATTCCTCGACGGCGAACTCGCCGAAACGACGTTCGGCCGGGCGGCGGTCGCCGAGCTTCACACGCCGCTGGCGATTTCCATCGCCTTGCTCGGCGTGTATCTCAGTCTGCTCGTACTGGATCACCTCGAGTCGACGCCGACCGTGGTGGGACTCATGGCGACGGTGCTGGTCGTCTTCTGGGGACGGGCATCGATCCGGATCGGTCGCCGCTGGATCGAGATGCTTCAGGAGGGAGAGACGAACTACGAGTTCGCACCGATGTTCGGCAACCTCTGGACGATCACCGTCGTCGCCGGTGCCGTCCTGCTGTTGCTGTCGATCTGGAACCTCGATCTCACCCCGTTCCTGGCCTCGGCCGGCATCCTCGGGATTGTCCTCGGCTTCGCCGCTCAAGACGCGATCGGCAACCTGATCGGCGGCGTCGCGCTCTACTTCGATAACACGTACAAAATCGGCGACGTGATTCGCGTCGACGACGACATGCGCGGGACGGTCACCGACGTCGGCATCCGGAGCACGACGGTTCTCACCGAGGACAACCTGCTCGTGACGGTGCCGAACGCGGTCCTCAACTCGACGGAGGTGGTAAACGAGAGCGCCCCACAGCGACACATGCGGCTTCGAGTGCCGATCACGGCCGCCTACGGAACCGACTACGAGACGGTCGAACGGCTCGTACTCGAGGTCTGCGAGGAGTGTTCGCTCGTCCGCGATACCCCGACACCGAAACTCATCTTCAAGGAGTTCGGCGACTCGGCGCTCGTCTTCGAACTGCGCGCCTATATCAACCATCCGCTGATCGAGAAGCGGGCGCTCGATCAGATCAATCGGGGCGTCTACGATGCCTTCGACGAGGCTGACGTGACGATCCCGTTCCCACAGCGGGAACTCAGCTATCTGGAGACGGAGTCGGAGACCCGCCACAGCTACGACGAGCGAGTGACGGCCGACGACCCCGAAGTCGATCACGACTGA
- a CDS encoding DUF6498-containing protein: protein MRFPRPPDRRGDPDDFRPILLANLLPLAGVLWLGWEPATLVFVYGLEILLSLVLAGGKALFAQRPPPTERDGVVSVSEASLTAKRGSVRVSDSLPPIYPRNVPFALGVIGGLVLYGVFLVVVLSLTLESGSELTRPDVLLGIGALVGGQLLETRRQYFGRREYERVSPYAVVETPARQLFVLVFVLIPLAPALGSTGVLAVVICLKLLVEWSSFRASHDTGTESAANRFVARFVGWFAGPTESAAERDPVRAPETPPDERIRPARNALLLEGALLSIWTVAFFLPFFGTMWLFIVLAITAWSGSMLLFWLGVAASALLLVVALGIRIVTHYLEYGTLEYQRRGDYIVAYDRVLEEPQWASSIYRLRDVTVVGDRVTDRVLGTRTIRATTGIRSTETERRLGPVADPERLVEVFELPVATTDLEPVNRLIAAASGILAVAIVLSAGAFLVAPGVTMGARLDALVYVPFLMLVPAGLWKLACRSSE from the coding sequence ATGCGCTTCCCGCGACCCCCGGACCGACGCGGCGACCCGGACGATTTCAGGCCGATCCTCCTCGCGAACCTCCTGCCGCTGGCCGGCGTCCTCTGGCTCGGCTGGGAGCCGGCCACGCTCGTGTTCGTCTACGGCCTCGAGATTCTGCTGTCGCTGGTGCTCGCCGGCGGAAAGGCGCTATTCGCCCAGCGGCCGCCCCCGACGGAGCGCGACGGCGTCGTCTCCGTTTCTGAGGCGAGTCTGACGGCCAAACGCGGCAGCGTCCGCGTGAGCGACTCCCTCCCACCGATCTATCCACGCAACGTTCCGTTCGCGCTCGGCGTGATCGGCGGGCTCGTGCTGTACGGTGTCTTCCTCGTCGTCGTTCTGTCGCTGACCCTCGAGAGCGGGTCCGAACTGACGCGGCCGGATGTCCTGCTCGGGATCGGCGCGCTCGTCGGCGGCCAGCTTCTGGAAACGAGACGCCAGTACTTCGGACGCCGGGAGTACGAACGCGTCTCGCCGTACGCCGTCGTCGAGACGCCCGCTCGACAGCTTTTCGTGCTGGTGTTCGTCCTGATCCCCCTCGCTCCCGCGCTCGGGTCGACCGGCGTCCTCGCCGTCGTCATCTGTCTGAAGCTGCTCGTCGAGTGGTCGTCGTTCCGGGCGAGTCACGATACCGGGACCGAGAGCGCCGCCAACCGCTTCGTCGCTCGCTTCGTCGGGTGGTTCGCCGGTCCGACGGAATCGGCCGCCGAACGGGACCCGGTTCGCGCTCCGGAGACGCCGCCGGACGAACGGATTCGCCCCGCGCGGAACGCCCTCCTCCTCGAGGGTGCCCTGCTCTCGATCTGGACCGTTGCCTTCTTCCTCCCCTTCTTCGGGACGATGTGGCTCTTCATCGTGCTCGCGATCACGGCGTGGTCGGGCTCGATGTTGCTGTTCTGGCTCGGTGTCGCCGCATCAGCCCTCCTGCTGGTCGTCGCGCTCGGGATTCGGATCGTCACCCACTACCTCGAGTACGGCACGCTCGAGTACCAGCGCCGCGGGGACTACATCGTCGCGTACGACCGCGTCCTCGAGGAGCCCCAGTGGGCGTCGTCGATCTACCGGCTTCGGGACGTGACGGTCGTCGGCGACCGGGTGACCGATCGCGTGCTCGGAACGCGGACGATTCGGGCGACGACCGGGATTCGGTCGACGGAGACCGAGCGACGGCTCGGCCCGGTCGCCGACCCCGAGCGGCTGGTCGAGGTCTTCGAGCTCCCGGTCGCGACGACCGATCTCGAGCCGGTCAACCGGCTGATCGCGGCCGCTTCTGGGATTCTCGCGGTCGCCATCGTCCTCTCGGCCGGCGCGTTCCTCGTCGCCCCCGGCGTCACCATGGGCGCTCGTCTCGACGCGCTGGTGTACGTACCGTTTCTCATGCTCGTGCCTGCGGGGCTGTGGAAGCTGGCCTGTCGCAGTAGCGAGTGA
- a CDS encoding ABC transporter substrate-binding protein yields MVNTTLSRRRLLGGLAAGSVAGIAGCASSADDDTAFTIIPHMDPTGTGDFWETWGGMTPYWTRVIEPLVWGTDDMQPKPWLATDWTATDDTTWVFELREGVTFHNGAEMTADDVVHSFEEDILTERGDFVHGWLHLEPGSVTKIDDYTVEFENTEPFSGFPGTIAHNMIDIQPPEADRRASEIIGTGPFTFEEKTDGQQLRVERFDDYWGGDVEPTELTFRAAEDVMTRTDLLASGEADIIIDPAKSRVGSLRDRDDISLETAQSSGSNFVSINIHREPTDDADLRRALNYAISQAGMVETILEGIGEPARGPVSTVIDWAAFDELPAYERDRDAARDLVDQSSYNGEELSILVENDMDDGRDIVQILQSDFEKIGVEVDVEVLERAAVSDRTDQGEFHLEVGGSQSNSPAADYIMWENFHTLGISNKDLYDAEGTGLYNLGGEVDDLIETGFQSTDPEEKREAYVEAQRRMMEEAVVIPLFYQEYVVAADADIDGIDLHPIDRLVEWRTLTSA; encoded by the coding sequence ATGGTGAACACGACACTCTCACGACGACGATTGCTCGGCGGACTGGCTGCTGGCAGTGTCGCCGGTATCGCCGGCTGTGCGTCCAGTGCTGACGACGATACGGCGTTTACGATTATCCCGCACATGGATCCGACGGGGACCGGTGACTTCTGGGAGACGTGGGGCGGGATGACGCCCTACTGGACTCGAGTCATCGAACCGCTGGTGTGGGGAACCGACGATATGCAACCCAAGCCGTGGCTCGCGACCGACTGGACGGCGACCGACGACACGACGTGGGTGTTCGAACTCCGCGAGGGGGTCACCTTTCACAACGGCGCAGAGATGACCGCAGACGACGTCGTCCACTCCTTCGAAGAAGACATCCTGACCGAGCGCGGCGATTTCGTCCACGGCTGGCTGCATCTCGAGCCCGGCAGCGTAACGAAAATCGACGACTACACCGTCGAATTCGAAAACACGGAGCCGTTCTCTGGGTTCCCCGGAACGATCGCCCACAACATGATCGATATTCAGCCGCCCGAGGCCGACCGACGGGCCAGTGAGATTATCGGCACCGGACCGTTTACGTTCGAGGAGAAAACTGACGGTCAGCAGCTCCGAGTCGAACGCTTCGACGACTACTGGGGCGGTGATGTAGAGCCGACAGAACTCACGTTCCGGGCCGCCGAAGACGTGATGACCCGGACGGACCTCCTCGCGTCCGGCGAGGCCGACATCATCATCGATCCGGCGAAGAGCCGCGTCGGCTCGCTTCGTGACCGCGACGATATCAGCCTCGAGACGGCCCAGTCATCGGGATCGAACTTCGTCTCGATCAACATCCACCGTGAGCCGACGGACGACGCCGACCTCCGGCGGGCGCTCAACTACGCCATTTCACAGGCCGGAATGGTCGAGACGATACTCGAGGGGATCGGCGAACCCGCCCGCGGCCCGGTCTCGACGGTGATCGACTGGGCGGCGTTCGACGAACTCCCGGCCTACGAGCGTGACCGAGACGCCGCCCGCGACCTCGTCGACCAGTCGTCGTACAACGGCGAGGAGCTCTCCATTCTCGTCGAGAACGATATGGACGACGGCCGGGACATCGTCCAGATCCTCCAATCGGACTTCGAGAAGATCGGCGTCGAGGTCGACGTCGAGGTGCTCGAGCGCGCGGCGGTGAGCGATCGGACCGATCAGGGCGAGTTCCACCTCGAGGTGGGGGGCTCGCAGTCGAACAGTCCGGCGGCGGACTACATTATGTGGGAGAACTTCCACACGTTGGGTATCAGTAACAAGGATCTGTACGATGCCGAGGGGACGGGGTTGTACAACCTCGGTGGCGAGGTCGACGACCTGATCGAAACGGGCTTCCAGTCCACCGATCCCGAGGAGAAACGCGAGGCGTACGTCGAGGCGCAACGTCGGATGATGGAGGAGGCGGTCGTCATTCCGCTGTTCTACCAGGAGTACGTCGTCGCCGCGGACGCCGATATCGACGGCATCGATCTCCACCCCATCGATCGCCTCGTCGAGTGGCGAACCCTGACCAGCGCGTAG
- the nikB gene encoding nickel ABC transporter permease: MYHYLVSRLATSLVVLFGVSVVTYGLVFLTPGDPARTILRQQLERQPSQAEVEAFRAEQGLDEPIPIQYLDWLSDALRGDLGTSYYTDTAVTTLILDALPLTLELAAASMVVALALAIPTGVLSAVHRGTSVDYASQLGALVGVSMPNFWLGYLLIMVFALTLGVLPVAGAGSVGQLVLPAITLGTGMAAIVTRLVRTSMLEVLDEEYVDTARSKGLRERIVIYKHALRNALIPVVTIVGLQFGSLLNGAVVVEIVFQRPGLGMLLVDAVFDRNYPIVQGIALFTAVIFVATNLLVDVTYRYLDPRVTLGGETP, encoded by the coding sequence ATGTACCACTACCTCGTCTCTCGACTCGCGACATCGCTCGTCGTCCTCTTTGGCGTCTCGGTCGTCACTTACGGGTTGGTCTTTTTGACCCCCGGCGACCCCGCCAGAACCATCCTTCGCCAGCAACTCGAGCGCCAACCCTCCCAGGCCGAAGTCGAGGCGTTCCGGGCCGAACAGGGTCTCGACGAGCCGATTCCGATCCAGTATCTCGACTGGCTCTCGGACGCGTTGCGCGGCGACCTCGGCACGTCCTACTACACCGACACTGCGGTGACGACGCTCATTCTCGATGCGCTCCCGCTAACGCTCGAGTTGGCCGCCGCGTCGATGGTGGTCGCGCTCGCGCTGGCGATTCCGACCGGCGTATTGAGCGCCGTCCACCGCGGTACGTCCGTCGACTACGCGAGCCAACTTGGCGCCTTGGTCGGCGTCTCGATGCCGAACTTCTGGCTGGGCTACCTGCTCATCATGGTGTTCGCACTGACCCTTGGCGTTCTCCCGGTCGCCGGTGCGGGAAGCGTCGGCCAACTCGTCCTCCCGGCGATCACCCTCGGGACCGGCATGGCCGCCATCGTCACCCGACTGGTCAGAACGTCGATGCTCGAGGTACTGGACGAGGAGTACGTCGATACGGCCCGATCGAAGGGGCTTCGCGAACGGATCGTGATCTACAAACACGCGCTTCGGAACGCGCTTATCCCCGTCGTGACGATCGTCGGGCTCCAGTTCGGCTCCCTGCTCAACGGCGCGGTCGTCGTCGAAATCGTCTTCCAGCGGCCGGGACTCGGCATGCTGCTCGTCGACGCCGTCTTCGACCGCAACTACCCTATCGTCCAGGGAATCGCGCTGTTCACCGCCGTGATCTTCGTCGCGACGAACCTGCTGGTCGACGTCACTTACCGGTATCTCGACCCGCGCGTCACGCTCGGGGGTGAGACGCCGTGA
- the nikC gene encoding nickel transporter permease: MGRYRSACNSRAVATFCSSPLNVAGLGIVAAITVAAVLGPIFAPYEPASQDLANRLQGPSLAHPFGTDQLGRDVFSRVLHGARLSLGIAVVVTAIRLVLGTTIGLVAGYAGGWVDEALMRLVDVQLAFPGLILALVIAGVLGPSLRNVMIALAAVGWASYARIVRGSVLSTREREFVQAAQLMGVSRVRITIRHLLPNVASPVIVLATLNMGTVILGTAGLSFIGLGAQPPTPEWGTMLSAGRYHLRDAWWIANAPGVAIMLTVLGFNLLGDGLRDVLDPKHDPTPEKSA; this comes from the coding sequence CTGGGACGCTATCGGTCGGCTTGCAACTCCCGTGCGGTCGCGACGTTCTGTTCGAGTCCGCTCAACGTCGCGGGACTGGGTATCGTTGCGGCGATAACGGTTGCGGCCGTTCTCGGTCCGATTTTCGCCCCCTACGAGCCGGCGAGCCAGGACCTCGCGAACCGGCTGCAGGGTCCGTCGCTGGCGCATCCGTTCGGGACTGATCAGCTCGGCCGGGACGTCTTCTCGAGAGTGCTCCACGGCGCGCGACTCTCGCTCGGAATCGCCGTCGTGGTTACCGCGATCAGACTCGTGCTCGGAACGACGATCGGGCTGGTCGCGGGCTACGCCGGCGGCTGGGTCGACGAGGCCCTGATGCGGCTTGTCGACGTCCAACTCGCGTTTCCGGGACTGATCCTCGCGCTGGTGATCGCCGGCGTTCTCGGACCGAGCCTCCGAAACGTGATGATCGCGCTCGCGGCCGTCGGCTGGGCCTCGTACGCGCGGATCGTCCGTGGGAGCGTCCTTTCGACCAGAGAACGCGAGTTCGTCCAGGCCGCACAGCTGATGGGCGTCTCGCGCGTTCGGATCACGATCAGACATCTCCTGCCGAACGTCGCCAGCCCGGTTATCGTCCTCGCCACGCTGAACATGGGAACGGTCATCCTCGGAACGGCCGGGCTCTCCTTCATCGGACTCGGTGCGCAGCCGCCCACGCCGGAGTGGGGAACGATGCTCTCGGCCGGCCGGTACCACCTCCGGGACGCCTGGTGGATCGCGAACGCGCCGGGCGTCGCGATCATGCTTACCGTCCTCGGATTCAACCTGCTCGGTGACGGTCTGCGCGACGTTCTCGACCCGAAACACGATCCTACCCCCGAAAAATCCGCCTGA
- a CDS encoding ABC transporter ATP-binding protein, whose amino-acid sequence MRDLLTVENLHTQFRTREGTVRAVDGVSFSVDDGETVGIVGESGCGKSVTARSIVGLQDPGEIVAGSIRLDGTNVPEATDRQLRKLRGDTVSMVFQDPTQTLNPVFDVGEQIAESLSVHDDPDSQRLLDYLHAPLFSRRSKWEDHRERAVDLMEQVGIASPEDRVDAYPHELSGGMRQRAGLAIALASDPDLLIADEPTTALDTTTQAQILARLRRLSDDRGMALLLITHDLGVVADICDRVVVMYGGQVMETGPTDRVLEDPRHPYTRALLECLTRTTDRKQRLPTIEGTVPERVGEQSGCPFASRCPSATDACLSGEIPTVDLVDGSATCGEPIVFEPSECAAGGTDDSLESATPVASASTTAGTSAVSAAAESVPTDRSQSRPGGTSADDRLGPSDSNASSAPAGDQPVVALEGVSKRFSLDDGVFDRVFGRTRDLQAVDDVSLEIGAGETLGLVGESGSGKSTLANLVTGLEAPTSGEVRLDGVPVGPAGDRSPDTLADIGVVFQNPHSSLNPRMTVERTITEPLRARGWDEGRRRERVSHLLEVVGLSERYASQYPHELSGGQIQRVAIARAIALDPKLVVLDEPVSALDVSVQARILNLLLDLQRDLELTYLVISHDLDVIEHVADRIAVLYLGELMEVGPAEAVFERPAHPYTAALLEAIPSLGGSGSGSVGFEGPIPSPLDAPSGCPFRTRCPDAEPKCGDVRPDWTRAGPARSKCHFPLER is encoded by the coding sequence ATGCGTGATCTCCTCACCGTCGAAAACCTTCACACGCAGTTTCGAACCCGCGAGGGAACCGTTCGCGCCGTCGACGGCGTTTCCTTCAGCGTCGACGACGGCGAGACCGTCGGTATCGTCGGCGAAAGCGGCTGTGGCAAGTCCGTCACCGCCCGCTCGATCGTCGGCCTACAGGATCCCGGCGAGATCGTCGCGGGATCGATTCGACTGGACGGCACGAACGTTCCCGAGGCGACCGATCGACAACTCAGGAAACTCCGCGGTGACACCGTGTCGATGGTGTTTCAGGATCCGACCCAGACGCTGAACCCGGTGTTCGATGTCGGCGAGCAGATCGCCGAGTCGCTCAGCGTTCACGACGATCCCGACTCGCAGCGATTGCTCGACTACCTGCACGCACCCCTGTTCAGCCGCCGATCGAAGTGGGAAGACCACCGCGAGCGCGCTGTCGACCTCATGGAGCAGGTCGGCATCGCGAGTCCCGAAGACCGGGTCGACGCCTATCCGCACGAACTCTCCGGCGGCATGCGCCAGCGCGCCGGTCTCGCCATCGCGCTGGCGTCAGATCCCGACTTGCTGATCGCCGACGAACCGACGACGGCGCTGGATACGACGACACAGGCACAGATCTTAGCGCGGCTTCGCCGGCTCAGCGACGACCGCGGAATGGCCCTGCTCCTGATCACGCACGACCTCGGTGTCGTCGCCGACATCTGCGATCGGGTCGTCGTGATGTATGGCGGGCAAGTGATGGAGACTGGACCGACCGACCGCGTCCTCGAGGACCCGCGCCACCCCTACACGCGGGCGTTGCTCGAGTGTCTGACCCGGACTACCGACCGAAAGCAGCGGCTGCCGACCATCGAGGGTACCGTTCCGGAACGAGTCGGCGAACAGTCGGGCTGTCCGTTCGCGTCCCGCTGCCCGTCGGCGACCGACGCCTGTCTGTCCGGTGAGATTCCCACTGTGGATCTCGTTGACGGCAGCGCGACCTGTGGCGAACCGATCGTGTTCGAACCGTCCGAGTGCGCCGCTGGAGGTACGGACGATTCGCTCGAGTCGGCCACACCCGTCGCGAGCGCCTCGACGACGGCTGGCACGTCGGCTGTCTCGGCTGCCGCGGAATCCGTCCCGACTGACCGTTCGCAGTCCCGGCCGGGTGGGACCTCGGCCGACGACCGGCTCGGGCCGTCGGACTCGAATGCGAGTTCAGCTCCGGCGGGAGACCAACCGGTCGTCGCCCTCGAGGGCGTATCGAAACGGTTCTCGCTCGACGATGGGGTGTTCGACCGCGTCTTCGGACGGACGCGAGACCTGCAGGCGGTCGACGATGTCAGCCTCGAGATCGGTGCCGGCGAGACGCTCGGCCTCGTCGGCGAGAGTGGGAGCGGCAAGTCCACGCTCGCGAACCTCGTCACCGGTCTCGAGGCACCGACGAGCGGCGAGGTCCGTCTCGACGGCGTTCCCGTCGGTCCCGCGGGCGACCGCTCGCCGGACACGCTCGCCGACATCGGCGTCGTCTTCCAGAACCCTCACTCGAGTCTCAACCCCCGGATGACAGTCGAACGGACGATCACCGAACCGTTGCGGGCGCGAGGGTGGGACGAGGGTCGTCGACGGGAGCGGGTCAGCCACCTCCTCGAGGTAGTGGGTCTCTCGGAGCGCTACGCGAGCCAGTATCCACACGAGCTCTCCGGCGGCCAGATCCAGCGGGTCGCGATCGCGCGGGCGATCGCCCTCGACCCGAAGTTGGTTGTTCTCGACGAACCCGTCTCCGCGCTCGACGTTTCGGTACAGGCTCGTATTCTCAACCTGTTGTTGGACCTCCAGCGCGACCTCGAGTTGACGTATCTCGTCATCTCCCACGATCTGGACGTGATCGAGCACGTTGCGGATCGGATCGCCGTCCTGTACCTCGGCGAACTGATGGAGGTCGGTCCCGCCGAAGCGGTGTTCGAGCGGCCGGCCCATCCCTACACGGCGGCGCTGCTCGAGGCGATTCCGTCGCTCGGCGGAAGTGGGTCGGGATCGGTCGGCTTCGAGGGCCCGATCCCGAGTCCCCTCGACGCGCCGAGTGGCTGTCCGTTCCGCACGCGGTGTCCGGACGCCGAACCGAAATGTGGCGACGTCCGTCCGGACTGGACTCGAGCCGGGCCGGCCCGATCGAAGTGTCACTTTCCGCTCGAGCGGTGA
- the serA gene encoding phosphoglycerate dehydrogenase, which yields MKVLVTDPIADAGLDVLRDAGHEVETAYEIEGADLLEAVSDAHGLIVRSGTEVTDEVLEAAEELVIVGRAGIGVDNIDIEAATDNGVIVANAPEGNVRAASEHTVAMTFAAARSIPQAHIRLKNGEWAKSEYLGAELDTKTLGIVGLGRVGQEVAKKLDSLGMDLVAFDPYISEERADRLGAELVDFEPCIERADFLTIHTPLTPETEGMIGEDELDLLEGGYIVNVGRGGIIQEDALAAKVEDGTLAGAALDVFAEEPLSADSPLLEHEDIIVTPHLGASTEAAQENVATSTAEQVSAALVGDPVANALNAPSIDEAAFPRLEPYIDIAETAGKVAAQLLEGRIEDIEITYEGDIADEDVEFVTASALKGVFEPLEWQVNAVNAPQIAEDRGVDVTESKTRQAEDFQSLISVTVSNDDDSVTVDGTLFAGDDPRIVRVDGYRVDAIPHGKMVVTRNTDEPGVIGLIGSVMGGHDVNIAGMFNARETIGGEALTVYNVDSQVPDDAKAELEEDDRIIGINYITLNGQN from the coding sequence ATGAAGGTTCTCGTCACGGATCCGATCGCTGATGCGGGTCTGGACGTACTCAGAGACGCTGGCCACGAGGTCGAGACAGCCTACGAAATCGAGGGTGCGGATCTCCTCGAGGCGGTATCCGACGCCCACGGACTGATCGTCCGCTCGGGCACCGAAGTCACCGACGAGGTTCTCGAGGCGGCCGAAGAACTCGTCATCGTCGGCCGCGCCGGTATCGGCGTCGACAACATCGATATCGAGGCCGCCACGGACAACGGTGTTATCGTTGCCAACGCTCCCGAGGGGAACGTTCGTGCGGCCTCCGAACACACCGTCGCGATGACGTTCGCGGCCGCCCGCTCGATCCCGCAGGCTCACATCCGCCTGAAGAACGGCGAGTGGGCCAAAAGCGAGTATCTCGGCGCCGAACTCGACACCAAGACGCTCGGCATCGTCGGACTCGGCCGCGTCGGCCAGGAGGTCGCCAAGAAACTCGACTCGCTGGGCATGGATCTCGTCGCCTTCGACCCCTATATCTCCGAAGAGCGCGCCGACCGTCTCGGCGCCGAACTCGTCGACTTCGAACCGTGTATCGAGCGCGCCGATTTCCTGACCATCCACACGCCGCTGACGCCCGAGACGGAGGGCATGATCGGCGAGGACGAACTCGACCTCTTGGAGGGCGGCTACATCGTCAACGTCGGCCGCGGTGGCATCATTCAGGAGGACGCTCTTGCCGCGAAAGTCGAGGACGGCACCCTCGCCGGCGCTGCACTGGACGTCTTCGCCGAGGAACCGCTCTCGGCGGACTCGCCACTGCTCGAGCACGAGGACATCATCGTCACGCCCCACCTCGGCGCGTCGACCGAGGCCGCCCAGGAGAACGTCGCGACCTCGACGGCCGAACAGGTCAGCGCCGCACTCGTCGGAGATCCCGTCGCGAACGCCCTGAACGCCCCCTCGATCGACGAGGCCGCGTTCCCTCGCCTCGAGCCCTATATCGACATCGCCGAGACGGCCGGCAAGGTCGCCGCGCAACTGCTCGAGGGCCGCATCGAAGACATCGAGATCACCTACGAGGGTGACATCGCCGACGAGGACGTCGAGTTCGTCACCGCCTCCGCGTTAAAGGGCGTCTTCGAACCGCTCGAGTGGCAGGTCAACGCCGTCAACGCGCCACAGATCGCCGAAGATCGGGGCGTCGACGTGACGGAATCGAAAACGCGGCAGGCCGAGGACTTCCAGAGCCTGATCTCAGTCACCGTCAGCAACGACGACGATTCGGTGACGGTCGACGGCACCCTCTTTGCGGGCGACGACCCGCGGATCGTCCGCGTCGACGGCTACCGCGTCGATGCCATCCCCCACGGCAAGATGGTCGTCACGCGAAACACCGACGAACCCGGTGTCATCGGCCTCATCGGATCCGTCATGGGCGGCCACGACGTCAACATCGCCGGCATGTTCAACGCCCGCGAGACCATCGGCGGTGAGGCGCTGACGGTGTACAACGTCGATAGTCAGGTCCCCGACGACGCGAAGGCAGAACTCGAGGAAGACGACCGGATCATCGGCATCAACTACATCACGCTGAACGGGCAGAACTGA
- a CDS encoding sulfite exporter TauE/SafE family protein, with product MFSQHAVIGAVDPTTAAFVLITLLLAGVVTGIAGFGFALVGTMALATVVDPSVAVVLMIVPILATNVSLLGELEADAIRSCSRRFWPYVVATLVGTLVGMAALESIPADPLTITLGFVTLAYVGATQRAIPIPGRAALEDRCFVERPGMMVGLGTVSGVVFGATNVGVQVVAYVRSRDLEAGLFVGVLALVFVGINAVRVGAAVIFGLYPSLTIGVLSVALAIPALAGVLAGRRVRPYLSKRTQRWGVLALLTLIGGRLLLGGFGIA from the coding sequence GTGTTCTCACAGCACGCGGTTATCGGAGCCGTCGATCCGACGACCGCCGCATTCGTCCTCATAACACTTCTCCTGGCCGGCGTCGTTACCGGCATCGCTGGCTTCGGCTTTGCCCTCGTCGGGACGATGGCGCTGGCGACCGTCGTTGATCCTTCGGTCGCGGTCGTGCTGATGATCGTCCCGATTCTCGCGACGAACGTCTCACTGCTTGGTGAACTCGAGGCCGACGCTATCCGCTCGTGCAGCCGGCGCTTCTGGCCCTACGTGGTGGCGACCCTCGTCGGCACGCTCGTCGGCATGGCCGCACTCGAGTCGATCCCGGCCGATCCGCTGACGATCACGCTCGGGTTCGTGACGCTCGCGTACGTCGGGGCGACACAGCGGGCGATTCCGATCCCCGGACGCGCCGCGCTCGAGGATCGCTGTTTCGTCGAACGGCCGGGGATGATGGTCGGCCTCGGCACCGTCTCGGGGGTCGTCTTCGGCGCGACGAACGTCGGCGTGCAGGTCGTCGCCTACGTCCGGAGTCGTGACCTCGAGGCTGGGCTGTTCGTCGGCGTCCTCGCACTCGTGTTCGTCGGCATCAACGCCGTTCGGGTGGGTGCGGCGGTGATTTTCGGCCTGTATCCGTCGCTGACGATCGGCGTGCTCTCGGTTGCGCTTGCGATCCCGGCTCTCGCTGGCGTCCTCGCAGGCCGGCGCGTCCGGCCGTATCTCTCGAAACGAACCCAGCGGTGGGGCGTGCTCGCGCTCCTTACACTCATCGGCGGTCGACTCCTTCTCGGCGGGTTCGGAATCGCCTGA